One part of the Lotus japonicus ecotype B-129 chromosome 2, LjGifu_v1.2 genome encodes these proteins:
- the LOC130738110 gene encoding protein REVEILLE 6-like isoform X2: MVSKNPNPPEGFCLDPSTMALPGLSPFASVSSAAEDAAKKIRKPYTITKSRENWTEPEHDKFLEALQLFDRDWKKIEAFIGSKTVIQIRSHAQKYFLKVQKSGTSEHLPPPRPKRKAAHPYPQKATKTPVLSQVSGSIQSSSALLEPGYIKHDSLPMLKTPTINTAVSSWSNHTLQTTNLLHVPKVNNSCSSSESTPKVRPVGESNGQGNNSHPLRVLPDFSQVYGFIGSVFDPDATEHVQRLKQMDRIDVETVLLLMRNLSINLTSPDFEDHRKLLSSYEAEVEPNNYINAERPIHDEKLRSAT; encoded by the exons ATGGTATCCAAAAACCCGAATCCGCCGGAAGGGTTCTGTTTGGACCCGAGCACCATGGCTTTACCGGGTCTCAGCCCCTTCGCCTCCGTCTCTTCCGCCGCGGAGGACGCCGCCAAGAAGATCCGGAAGCCCTACACTATTACCAAGTCTAGGGAGAACTGGACAGAACCCGAGCACGACAAGTTCCTCGAAGCTCTTCAACT ATTTGACCGTGACTGGAAGAAGATTGAAGCATTTATTGGATCAAAGACTGTTATACAG ATACGTAGTCATGCACAGAAATACTTTCTAAAGGTTCAGAAGAGTGGGACAAGTGAACATCTTCCTCCACCGAGGCCGAAAAGAAAAGCTGCCCATCCATATCCTCAAAAAGCTACAAAAA CTCCTGTACTCTCACAAGTATCAGGATCTATTCAATCTTCATCTGCTTTGCTTGAACCTGGATATATTAAGCATGATTCCTTACCAATGCTTAAAACTCCTACTATAAACACTGCTGTGTCGTCCTGGTCAAACCACACCTTGCAAACAACCAATTTATTGCATG TGCCGAAAGTGAATAATTCTTGCAGTAGCTCTGAAAGCACTCCTAAAGTTCGACCAGTTGGTGAATCTAATGGTCAAGGGAATAATAGCCATCCTTTGAGAG TTCTTCCAGATTTTTCTCAGGTATATGGCTTCATTGGCAGTGTATTTGACCCAGATGCAACTGAGCATGTGCAGAGACTAAAACAGATGGACCGGATAGATGTTGAGACG GTGCTACTGCTGATGAGAAACTTGTCGATCAATTTGACTAGTCCAGATTTTGAGGATCAT AGAAAGCTGCTTTCATCATATGAGGCTGAAGTGGAGCCCAATAACTATATCAATGCAGAAAGACCCATACATGATGAGAAGTTGAGAAGCGCTACATAG
- the LOC130738109 gene encoding uncharacterized protein LOC130738109 — MVEEERYATVGEQPSEAEEDLTSEETLEPNVEAAEEDRVAAEALRKESKFASDVEKNLTFAMKGFNLASEVAMPQLEMKSGKILHVQNGDVLGTMLQVAAEATLTETTMQPPWKRPHTFLGGPEKTKRSPVKPPNTLVCMPEMVNRPPAKLPNIGALWASTSVEFIVASRAPMGKRDDRLKMSLLQCRKEDLPPSLDPSEHSTPAKFATSQTAREVSTRAIPQAKEMKAANMQVQFLPLISSKSTICVVIKGKVEDKRQAKLITVTMREWYCFWNDLKTETRPARIGSELNIFSKRMGQSQNTKRGDWALQQNSGVKLIDWANLSAFGSKPNLPMYLKQGTRTHFKELQRTMLLTTSVGIEEDGIAVSKLYFSFDCELQHSFGHLGTGQEQDSILGLLIDPGGHNMRMGEEVEEQWGLRTSI; from the exons atggtggaagaagagagataCGCTACGGTGGGTGAGCAACCATCAGAAGCAGAGGAAGATTTGACTTCTGAGGAGACGCTGGAACCCAATGTTGAAGCGGCGGAGGAAGATCGAGTAGCGGCGGAGGCACTGCGAAAGGAATCGAAGTTCGCTTCAGATGTGGAGAAAAACCTAACTTTTGCGATGAAGGGCTTCAATCTTGCATCAGAGGTAGCAATGCCGCAATTGGAGATGAAGAGTGGCAAGATCCTGCATGTCCAAAATGGTGATGTGTTGGGCACGATGTTACAAGTTGCTGCGGAGGCCACGTTGACGGAAACCACCATGCAGCCACCATGGAAGCGACCACACACATTTCTTGGTGGGCCGGAGAAGACAAAACGTTCGCCGGTGAAACCGCCAAACACGCTTGTTTGCATGCCGGAGATGGTAAATCGTCCACCGGCGAAACTGCCTAATATTGGGGCTTTGTGGGCGTCGACGTCGGTGGAGTTTATCGTCGCAAGTCGTGCACCAATGGGGAAGAGAGATGACAGATTGAAGATGAGTCTTCTCCAATGTCGCAAGGAGGATCTGCCTCCATCATTGGATCCGTCAGAGCACAGTACTCCTGCAAAGTTCGCTACTTCGCAAACGGCAAGAGAGGTGTCGACGAGAGCAATTCCACAAGCGAAGGAGATGAAGGCAGCAAACATGCAGGTACAGTTTCTGCCACTAATTTCATCGAAATCAACTATTTGTGTGGTGATCAAAGGGAAAGTCGAAGATAAGAGACAAGCTAAACTGATCACTGTAACCATGCGTGAGTGGTACTGTTTCTGGAATGATCTCAAAACAGAGACGAGGCCAGCAAGGATTGGGTCTGAGTTGAACATTTTTTCTAAGCGAATGGGACAATCCCAAAACACTAAAAGGGGGGATTGGGCATTACAACAGAATAGTGGAGTCAAATTAATAGATTGGGCCAACTTATCAGCTTTTGGGTCAAAACCCAATCTGCCCATGTACTTGAAGCAGGGAACCAGAACTCATTTCAAAGAGTTACAGAGAACTATGCTGTTGACTACAAGTGTAGGCATTGAAGAGGATGGGATTGCTGTGTCAAAATTATACTTCAGCTTTGATTGTGAGTTGCAACACAG TTTTGGCCATCTTGGTACTGGACAGGAGCAAGACAGTATTTTGGGGTTATTAATTGATCCGGGTGGACACAATATGAGGATGGGGGAGGAAGTCGAAGAACAGTGGGGGCTAAGAACAAGTATTTAA
- the LOC130738110 gene encoding protein REVEILLE 6-like isoform X1, producing the protein MVSKNPNPPEGFCLDPSTMALPGLSPFASVSSAAEDAAKKIRKPYTITKSRENWTEPEHDKFLEALQLFDRDWKKIEAFIGSKTVIQIRSHAQKYFLKVQKSGTSEHLPPPRPKRKAAHPYPQKATKSAPVLSQVSGSIQSSSALLEPGYIKHDSLPMLKTPTINTAVSSWSNHTLQTTNLLHVPKVNNSCSSSESTPKVRPVGESNGQGNNSHPLRVLPDFSQVYGFIGSVFDPDATEHVQRLKQMDRIDVETVLLLMRNLSINLTSPDFEDHRKLLSSYEAEVEPNNYINAERPIHDEKLRSAT; encoded by the exons ATGGTATCCAAAAACCCGAATCCGCCGGAAGGGTTCTGTTTGGACCCGAGCACCATGGCTTTACCGGGTCTCAGCCCCTTCGCCTCCGTCTCTTCCGCCGCGGAGGACGCCGCCAAGAAGATCCGGAAGCCCTACACTATTACCAAGTCTAGGGAGAACTGGACAGAACCCGAGCACGACAAGTTCCTCGAAGCTCTTCAACT ATTTGACCGTGACTGGAAGAAGATTGAAGCATTTATTGGATCAAAGACTGTTATACAG ATACGTAGTCATGCACAGAAATACTTTCTAAAGGTTCAGAAGAGTGGGACAAGTGAACATCTTCCTCCACCGAGGCCGAAAAGAAAAGCTGCCCATCCATATCCTCAAAAAGCTACAAAAAGTG CTCCTGTACTCTCACAAGTATCAGGATCTATTCAATCTTCATCTGCTTTGCTTGAACCTGGATATATTAAGCATGATTCCTTACCAATGCTTAAAACTCCTACTATAAACACTGCTGTGTCGTCCTGGTCAAACCACACCTTGCAAACAACCAATTTATTGCATG TGCCGAAAGTGAATAATTCTTGCAGTAGCTCTGAAAGCACTCCTAAAGTTCGACCAGTTGGTGAATCTAATGGTCAAGGGAATAATAGCCATCCTTTGAGAG TTCTTCCAGATTTTTCTCAGGTATATGGCTTCATTGGCAGTGTATTTGACCCAGATGCAACTGAGCATGTGCAGAGACTAAAACAGATGGACCGGATAGATGTTGAGACG GTGCTACTGCTGATGAGAAACTTGTCGATCAATTTGACTAGTCCAGATTTTGAGGATCAT AGAAAGCTGCTTTCATCATATGAGGCTGAAGTGGAGCCCAATAACTATATCAATGCAGAAAGACCCATACATGATGAGAAGTTGAGAAGCGCTACATAG
- the LOC130736501 gene encoding uncharacterized protein LOC130736501 — protein sequence MSPSPSDSRMMKFSTAELLSAFVLSSSKASSSAHAGEKRQSSPTDEGAPKKTDHQGEATASATAHPLPSGDRPNSPTNVLPTPPSPKNADGGKETSPDRPKGPSGDSNSDPFSFLLSHPYLGKLREVPSQNPQDVAQEAVSNLLRVGCLFAQVAWQARPLSGAAELRQEVETLRAANLRFDETCSNLRRQLASEVEKTSKMQKKLAEAKLARAAANEKEEHLEAKIDELKQSLETKDAALAAQEKYLISKEEEIAQLHKDLSDRRKALADARSDLESKCKLLADNDAQTKILEEQMKNDAA from the exons ATGTCTCCTTCCCCTAGTGACA GTAGAATGATGAAGTTTTCTACTGCTGAATTGTTGAGTGCCTTTGTTCTTAGCAGCTCCAAGGCCTCTTCCTCTGCCCATGCTGGAGAGAAAAGACAGAGCTCGCCGACTGACGAAGGTGCCCCAAAGAAGA CCGATCACCAGGGCGAGGCGACCGCCTCTGCTACAGCTCACCCCTTGCCGTCTGGTGATCGCCCGAACTCTCCCACCAACGTTTTACCAactcctccttctccaaagaATGCCGATGGGGGGAAGGAAACCTCGCCCGATCGCCCAAAGGGCCCCTCTGGCGACTCAAACTCCGATCCATTTTCCTTCCTTCTCTCTCATCCATATCTTGGGAAGTTGAGGGAAGTTCCTAGCCAGAACCCGCAAGATGTGGCTCAGGAAGCTGTGTCGAACCTTCTTCGCGTGGGTTGCCTGTTTGCCCAGGTAGCTTGGCAAGCTCGCCCCCTATCTGGCGCCGCTGAGCTTCGCCAGGAAGTGGAGACTCTGCGTGCCGCCAACCTTCGATTCGATGAAACTTGCTCCAACCTACGCCGCCAGCTAGCTTCTGAGGTGGAGAAAACGTCAAAGATGCAAAAGAAACTTGCTGAGGCAAAACTGGCGCGGGCCGCGGCGAATGAGAAAGAAGAGCATCTAGAAGCCAAGATTGACGAACTTAAGCAGTCCCTTGAAACTAAGGATGCCGCCCTCGCTGCTCAAGAGAAATATCTTATCAGCAAAGAAGAAGAGATTGCCCAACTGCACAAGGATTTATCGGACAGGCGCAAGGCTCTCGCCGACGCTCGTTCTGATCTTGAGTCAAAGTGCAAACTTCTGGCCGATAACGATGCTCAAACCAAAATTTTGGAGGAGCAAATGAAGAACGACGCAGCTTAG